A window of the Bradyrhizobium ottawaense genome harbors these coding sequences:
- a CDS encoding K(+)-transporting ATPase subunit C — protein sequence MLREIRPAILILILLTLITGLAYPLAMTAIAGVIFPKQAQGSLIEKDGKVIGSSLIGQEFKDDKYFHGRPSATSAPDPADSTKTVPAPYNAANSGGSNLGPTSKALNDRIKDDVEKLKAENPTASVPVDLVTTSGSGLDPDISPEAALFQVPRVAKARNMPEDQVRQLVTANSQGRLGGLLGEPRVNVLALNLALDRVAAK from the coding sequence ATGTTAAGAGAAATCCGCCCCGCCATTCTCATCCTGATCCTGCTGACGCTGATCACGGGCCTTGCCTATCCCCTCGCCATGACCGCCATCGCCGGCGTCATCTTTCCGAAGCAGGCGCAAGGCAGCCTGATCGAGAAGGACGGCAAGGTGATCGGCTCCAGCCTGATCGGGCAGGAATTCAAGGACGACAAATATTTCCACGGCCGTCCTTCCGCGACCTCGGCGCCGGACCCGGCCGATTCCACCAAGACCGTGCCGGCGCCCTATAACGCCGCCAATTCCGGCGGCTCCAATCTGGGGCCGACCAGCAAGGCGCTGAACGACAGGATCAAGGACGACGTCGAGAAATTGAAGGCGGAGAATCCGACGGCCAGTGTCCCGGTCGATCTGGTCACGACATCGGGTAGCGGGCTCGATCCCGATATTTCGCCCGAGGCGGCGCTATTCCAGGTGCCGCGGGTGGCGAAAGCCCGCAACATGCCGGAAGATCAGGTCCGCCAATTGGTCACGGCCAACAGCCAGGGCCGGCTTGGTGGCCTGCTCGGCGAACCCAGAGTTAACGTTTTGGCGCTGAATTTGGCGCTGGATCGGGTAGCTGCCAAATGA